A DNA window from Brassica napus cultivar Da-Ae chromosome C1, Da-Ae, whole genome shotgun sequence contains the following coding sequences:
- the LOC106376071 gene encoding ABC transporter B family member 2 has protein sequence MEASSDPATKKEKQKATPKVSLLKLFSFADFYDCVLMILGSIGACIHGASVPIFFIFFGKLINIIGLAYLYPHLASHKVAKYSLDFVYLSVAILFSSWLEVACWMHTGERQAAKMRRAYLRSMLSQDISLFDTEASTGEVISAITSDILVVQDALSEKVGNFLHYISRFIAGFAIGFSSVWQISLVTLSIVPLIALAGGIYAFVAIGLIARVRKSYIKAGEIAEEVIGNVRTVQAFTGEERAVKLYREALQNTFKYGRKAGLTKGLGLGSLHCVLFLSWALLVWFTSVVVHKDIADGGKSFTTMLNVVIAGLSLGQAAPDISAFVRAKAAAYPIFEMIERDTAAKTSAKTGRRLGKVDGHIQFKNVTFSYPSRPDVVIFDRLNISIPAGKIVALVGGSGSGKSTVISLIERFYEPNSGAVWLDGNDIKDLDIKWLRGQIGLVNQEPALFATTIRENIMYGKDDATNEELARAAKLSEAISFINNLPEGFETQVGERGIQLSGGQKQRIAISRAIVKNPSILLLDEATSALDAESEKSVQEALDRVMVGRTTVVVAHRLSTVRNADIIAVVHEGKIVEFGNHENLIANPDGAYSALLRLQEAGSLQRNPSLTRTLSRQQSVKYSGDLSRTRTSFCSDRDSVTRQDGAEPPKKTKVTVGRLYSMIRPDWMYGLCGTICAFIAGSQMPLFALGVSHSLVSYYEKDWVDTQKEVKKIAILFCCASAITLIVYTIEHICFGTMGERLTLRVREKMFSAILRNEIGWFDEVDNTSSMLASRLESDATLLKTIVVDRSTILLQNLGLVVTSFVISFMLNWRLTLVVVATFPLVISGHISEKLFMQGYGGNLSKAYLKANMLAGESVSNIRTVAAFCAEDKILELYSRELLEPSKRSFRRGQTAGLFYGISQFFIFSSYGLALWYGSTLMDKGLSNFKSVMKTFMVLIVTALAMGETLALAPDLLKGNQMVASVFEILDRKTQIVGETSEELTNVEGMIELKGVHFSYPSRPDVVIFKDFDLIVRSGKSMALVGQSGSGKSSVISLILRFYDPTAGKVMIEGKDIKKLDLKALRKHIGLVQQEPALFATTIYENILYGNERATQSEVIEAATLANAHSFITSLPQGYSTKVGERGVQMSGGQRQRIAIARAILRNPEILLLDEATSALDIESERVVQQALDRLMTNRTTVVVAHRLSTIQNADTISVLHGGKIVEQGSHHRLVQNKTGPYFKLISLQRQQHP, from the exons ATGGAGGCGTCCAGTGATCCGGCGACCAAGAAGGAGAAGCAGAAGGCGACACCGAAGGTGTCACTTCTTAAGCTCTTCTCTTTTGCTGATTTCTACGATTGCGTTCTCATGATTCTAGGATCAATCGGCGCGTGCATTCACGGAGCCTCCGTTCCCATCTTTTTCATATTCTTTGGCAAACTCATCAACATTATTGGTCTAGCTTATCTCTATCCACACCTTGCCTCTCACAAAGTCGCCaag TACTCGTTGGATTTTGTATATCTGAGTGTGGCTATACTATTTTCTTCATGGTTAG AGGTTGCATGTTGGATGCATACGGGAGAGAGACAAGCGGCAAAAATGAGGAGAGCTTATCTTCGGTCAATGTTAAGTCAAGACATAAGCTTATTTGATACCGAAGCTTCCACCGGAGAAGTCATATCGGCCATCACATCCGACATTCTCGTCGTCCAAGACGCTCTCTCCGAGAAG GTAGGGAATTTCTTGCACTATATAAGCCGGTTCATAGCCGGTTTTGCGATCGGATTCTCGAGCGTATGGCAAATAAGTCTTGTCACTTTGTCCATAGTCCCTCTCATTGCTCTAGCAGGCGGCATCTACGCGTTTGTAGCCATCGGACTTATCGCCAGAGTCCGAAAATCATACATCAAGGCCGGTGAGATTGCGGAAGAG GTGATCGGTAATGTTAGGACAGTACAAGCATTCACGGGTGAAGAAAGGGCGGTGAAATTATACCGAGAAGCTCTCCAGAACACGTTCAAGTACGGGAGAAAAGCCGGTTTAACCAAAGGACTAGGTCTTGGTTCGTTGCACTGTGTCTTGTTTCTGTCATGGGCCTTGCTCGTCTGGTTCACAAGCGTTGTTGTCCACAAGGACATCGCAGATGGTGGCAAATCTTTCACTACCATGCTCAACGTTGTCATCGCCGGCCT GTCGCTTGGACAGGCAGCGCCGGATATTTCCGCGTTTGTGCGAGCCAAAGCTGCTGCATATCCAATTTTTGAGATGATTGAACGTGACACCGCGGCTAAAACAAGCGCAAAAACTGGCCGTAGACTCGGCAAAGTAGACGGGCACATTCAATTCAAGAACGTGACTTTTAGCTACCCATCTCGCCCCGATGTAGTGATCTTTGACAGGCTAAACATATCAATCCCTGCCGGGAAAATCGTGGCACTCGTTGGAGGAAGCGGTTCAGGGAAGAGCACGGTCATATCCTTGATAGAGCGGTTCTACGAGCCAAACTCTGGAGCAGTGTGGCTAGACGGAAACGATATTAAAGATCTTGATATAAAGTGGTTAAGGGGGCAGATTGGTTTGGTTAATCAAGAACCAGCTCTGTTCGCTACAACGATCCGTGAGAACATTATGTATGGTAAAGATGACGCGACGAATGAGGAGCTTGCACGTGCTGCAAAGCTCTCGGAAGCCATTTCGTTTATCAACAACCTCCCTGAAGGGTTTGAGACTCAG GTTGGAGAGAGGGGAATTCAACTTTCGGGTGGACAGAAACAGAGGATTGCGATATCAAGAGCAATCGTGAAGAATCCATCGATACTTTTACTCGACGAGGCGACAAGCGCTCTAGATGCAGAGTCAGAGAAGAGCGTGCAAGAAGCGTTGGACCGTGTGATGGTTGGAAGAACAACGGTGGTGGTGGCTCACAGACTATCAACGGTAAGAAATGCAGACATCATAGCAGTAGTTCACGAAGGGAAGATCGTAGAGTTTGGAAACCACGAGAATCTCATAGCGAATCCTGACGGGGCGTACTCTGCTCTCCTTCGTCTCCAAGAAGCTGGCTCATTGCAGCGTAACCCTTCCTTGACTCGCACGCTAAGCAGGCAACAGAG TGTAAAGTACTCAGGGGATCTATCAAGAACAAGAACGAGCTTCTGCTCAGATAGGGACTCCGTAACTAGACAAGACGGTGCAGAGCCACCCAAAAAGACTAAAGTAACGGTGGGACGTCTTTATTCTATGATTCGACCGGACTGGATGTACGGACTTTGTGGCACAATATGTGCATTCATTGCTGGATCTCAGATGCCCCTTTTTGCGCTTGGAGTCTCACACTCCTTAGTTTCATACTACGAGAAGGATTGGGTGGACACTCAAAAAGAGGTAAAAAAGATCGCTATACTCTTCTGCTGCGCTTCAGCCATCACCCTCATTGTCTACACCATTGAGCATATCTGCTTTGGTACTATGGGCGAGCGTCTCACTCTCCGTGTCCGCGAAAAGATGTTTTCGG CTATTTTGAGGAACGAAATCGGGTGGTTTGATGAGGTGGACAACACGAGCTCCATGTTGGCGTCACGGCTAGAGAGCGACGCGACTTTGCTTAAAACCATAGTGGTCGATAGGTCAACGATTCTACTTCAGAACTTAGGTCTTGTTGTGACATCTTTCGTCATTTCCTTCATGCTCAACTGGCGTCTTACTCTTGTCGTAGTGGCCACATTCCCGTTGGTTATAAGCGGACATATCAGCGAG AAACTTTTCATGCAAGGCTATGGAGGAAACTTGAGCAAAGCGTACTTAAAGGCCAACATGTTGGCGGGAGAGTCTGTTAGCAACATCCGAACCGTCGCCGCCTTCTGTGCTGAGGATAAGATTCTAGAACTTTATTCAAGAGAGCTATTAGAACCATCCAAACGTTCTTTCAGGCGTGGACAAACAGCTGGACTTTTCTACGGCATCTCTCAGTTCTTTATTTTCTCCTCCTATGGCCTTGCTCTCTGGTACGGGTCAACGTTGATGGATAAAGGCTTATCGAACTTCAAATCTGTGATGAAAACATTCATGGTCTTGATTGTGACGGCTTTAGCGATGGGTGAGACATTGGCTCTAGCTCCGGATCTGCTGAAAGGAAACCAGATGGTGGCGTCTGTGTTTGAAATCTTGGACCGGAAGACTCAGATTGTTGGAGAAACCAGTGAGGAGCTGACTAATGTGGAAGGCATGATTGAGCTTAAAGGCGTCCACTTTAGCTACCCTTCAAGACCAGATGTTGTTATTTTTAAGGACTTTGACCTGATAGTTCGTTCCGGAAAGAGTATGGCGCTTGTGGGACAGAGTGGGTCCGGTAAAAGTTCGGTTATTTCACTCATTCTCCGGTTCTATGACCCGACCGCAGGAAAAGTCATGATAGAGG GAAAAGACATCAAGAAACTAGACTTGAAAGCACTGAGGAAACACATTGGTTTGGTTCAACAAGAACCAGCACTTTTCGCAACCACAATATACGAGAACATTTTGTACGGAAACGAAAGAGCTACTCAATCTGAAGTCATCGAAGCAGCTACGCTCGCAAACGCTCACAGCTTCATTACCTCTCTACCACAAGGTTACTCTACCAAAGTAGGTGAACGAGGAGTTCAGATGTCAGGCGGTCAGAGACAAAGGATCGCTATCGCTAGAGCCATCCTCAGGAATCCTGAGATTTTGCTCCTTGATGAAGCCACAAGCGCTTTGGACATTGAATCCGAGCGTGTG GTACAACAAGCATTGGATCGGTTAATGACAAACCGGACAACGGTGGTGGTTGCTCACCGGTTATCGACGATCCAGAACGCGGACACGATAAGTGTATTACACGGAGGTAAGATCGTAGAGCAAGGCAGCCACCATAGACTCGTTCAGAACAAGACGGGTCCTTATTTTAAACTCATCAGCCTTCAGCGGCAGCAACATCCTTGA